Genomic DNA from Paenibacillus sp. MBLB1832:
CTATCATCAGGCGGCCGAACGGGCTGTTTTGGAGAAAAATAGAGCTTCATACAAGACGGCTGTCCGCCTGCTCAAAAAGCTGCACAGCCTCTATAAACACATCGGCCAAGATGACCGCTGGGAGCATTACATTTATCGCTTGGCGGATAAATTCTCGCGTTTGCGTGCTTTCCAAGAAGAGCTCAAGAAAGGAAAATGGATTCGATGATCGAAACCAGCGCGCTGACTGTGCACCTGAGTTCGTTGCCGAACGGCTCGTTATTCCTCTGGGGATCTCGGGAGAACGGCGGAATTTGGGACGCACTTGATCTGAAACATATGCTTTTCGCATGGCATCGCGCCTCGTTCTTCGGGACCTTCATGGAACCGAGCGAATGGCAAAATCGGGAGGGCATCGAGCTGCTCCCGCTAGAAGCGCTCGATTATTTCAGCGAGCCGCAGCCTGTTCAGCATTTGCAGCTGCATTGGCACACGTCCTGTGCCGACGTCATTCGTTTGGCGCCTGCTGTGAGAGAGTCCCTGGCGATGGGACGTTTCATGCCCGACTACGAGAAATGGAAGTCCGGCGAAATCGGCTGGAAGCTGCAGCTGCCCGAGGAGCTGCAAGCGCTGGAGACACCAGCGATTTCACGTTGGATCCACGCCTTGATCCCCGAGTGGGTCGACGCCGACGGCGTCATGAAGGACAATCTGCGCAAGCTCGAAGCTGCGTATCCGTTGATGCGCCGCGCGGAAACCAGCGGCACCGAGGTGTGGCTCGACGAGGAGGACTGGCTCGTCAGCATCGGCTGGCGTCAGGACCGGACGCCGATGCGCACGTGCCTGCAGCTCGCCGAGCCGGACCTGGCGCATGGCGCAGGCTGGCAGCTGCGCGTGCTGCTGCAGGACCGGCTGGCGCCGGAGGTGCTGCGCACCGTGACGACCAGCGGCGAGCCGGTCGCAGGCGAACAGCCACTGCCAGAGGCGTGGCTGCCAGAGCTGGGCCGCGTCGAGCGCGACGCGGCGCGATGGCTGCGCATCCTGCCGTGGCTGGATGCGGGCGATGGCTCCCTCCGTCAGACGTTGACGGAGGAGGAGGCTTGGCGCTTCCTCGCCGAGGGAAGCGTGCGTTTAGTGGAGGCAGGAACAAGCGTGTTCCTGCCCGCGTGGTGGGAGCGCATCCGCAAGATGCGGCCGAAGCTGCGCGCGAAGATCAAGTCTTCCGTCGGTTCTGGACGGGAGACGATGTTCGGGCTGAGCCAGCTGATGCAGTTCGACTGGAAGCTGGCTGTGGGGGATTTGGAGCTGACGGAAGAGGAATTCCGACAGCTCTTGGAGGAGAAGCGCAAGCTGATCCAGATTCGCGGCAACTGGATTCAGCTCGACCCGCAGTTCATGGCCCAGGTCGAGCAGATCATGAAGAGGGTCAGCAAGAAGCAGGGCCTCTCCTTCCGCGATGTGCTGGAGCTGCATTTTGCTGGGGAGGCAGGCGGTTTGCTGCCGCCTGAGGATGATCCCGACGCCGCGCGCTACCTCGACATGGAGGTCGAGCTGAATGAGCAGCTGCGCCACATGGTCGAGCAGCTGACGCAAACCGCAGCGATTCCGACGATGGAGCCGCCACCGAGCTTTCACGGCTCGCTCCGCCATTACCAAGTAGACGGCATCTCTTGGCTCCTGTTCCTTCGCCGCTTCGGCCTAGGCGGTTGCCTAGCCGATGACATGGGTCTCGGAAAGACGATCCAGTGGATCACGTATCTTCTCACGGTGAAAGAGACGGAGCAGCCAGATACGCCATCCCTGTTGATCTGTCCGACTTCTGTGCTGGGCAACTGGCAAATGGAGTTGAAAAGGTTCGCTCCTTCCCTGCGCGTCCATCTTCACTACGGACCGCAGCGGTTGAAAGGCCCTGCTTTTCAGGAGAAAATCGTCGGCAAATACGATTTGGTATTAACGTCTTACACCCTGTCTCATCTAGATGAAGGAGAGCTAAGCGAAATTGCGTGGAACTCCATCTGCCTGGATGAGGCTCAAAATATCAAGAACGCTTATACGAAGCAAGCGACGGCGATACGCCGTTTGAACGGCTATCATCGTATCGCGCTGACAGGAACGCCGATCGAGAATCGGCTGACAGAGCTGTGGTCGATCTTCGACTTCGCGAATCCCGGCTATCTCGGCACGGTGCGCGAATTCACGCATCGCTATGTGAATGCGATTGAACGCACGCGCGATGAGGCGACAATCGGCAAGGTGCAGAAGCTGATCCGGCCGTTCCTCCTGCGCCGCGAGAAAAAAGACCCTGCCATCCAGCTGGACCTGCCCGAGAAGAACGAGTCCAAAACGTTCATCTCGCTGACCGCCGAGCAAGGCTCGTTGTACGAGAACTACATCCAGGATATGTTCGATCGCCTGGATAAGCTGAACGCGATGGAGCGGCGCGGCCTCATTCTCGCCGCGTTAACGAAGCTCAAGCAGGTGTGCAACCACCCTGCCCTGCTGCTCAAAGAAGGGCTCGGCACACCGTGGAGCGGCCGCTCGAACAAGCTGGAGCGCCTGCTCGAGATGGTGCAGGAGCTGCGCCAAGAGGGCGACAAATGCTTGATTTTCACGCAGTTTGTCGAGACGGGCAACCTGCTGCAGCATGTGCTCCAGCAGGAGCTGGGCGAGAAGGTGCTGTTCCTGCACGGCGGAACCGCGAAGGCGGGGCGCGATGCGATGATCGCGCACTTCCAAGACGCAACCTTGCCTGATGAGGAGCAGCGCAATGTGTTCATTCTTTCGCTGAAGGCCGGCGGCATCGGGCTCAACCTGACCGCGGCGAATCATGTGTTCCACTACGATCGTTGGTGGAACCCCGCGGTCGAGAATCAGGCGACGGACCGTGCCTTCCGGATCGGGCAGACGCGCCATGTGCAAGTGCACAAATTCGTCACGCTCGGCACGCTGGAGGAGCGCATCGACGAGATGATCGAGCGTAAGCTGGGCCTCAGCCAGCAGATCGTCGGCTCGGGCGAGAACTGGATCACGGAGCTGTCGACAGACGAGCTGCGGGATCTGTTCTCCTTGCGCCGCGAGTGGGTGGAGGCGTAGCCAGGGATAGAAAAGGAGCTAAGCGATGTCTAGTCGCTTAGCTCCTTTTGCCGTTCTCGCAGCGCTCACTCTAGCAGGCATTATTCACGCTGCTCACACCCCACACATTGTGCCAGGCTGTCTATTACGCCTACCCCCAACAAATGAGATGGATTTCATGTATCTATTTTGGCGCAAATTCCTGGAGTTTCGTTAGCTAGATGGATTTCTACAGTTAATTCGCACAACTATGGGTGGTTTTGCTCAGCCTGTTCACAATTAACAGCACATTTCCATTTATTTGCGCTAATTCTTGAATTTTCATGTGAAATAACTGTACTTTTCCAGTTAGTTCCCCCTTCCAGCCTCAAATCATCAAATCCAAAAACAAATAATACCCCTCACCCAACGCGCAGGAAAACGTCTGGATTTGATACGAGGTATCCAGGTCGGTATAGACTTGGGACAGCGTCCCTTGTTTTTGCACGTTCATCATGAGAATGTTGGAGATGAAATACGGACGCCACGCCCAATTGGCTTGCCGGTAGCTCTCGTTTTTGCTCCAGCCCTCTTCGTTACGGGTATAGTTGGATGACGTCTGATAGCCATCACCTTGGCAGATATACATGCGAATACAGTTGTCGGACACGTTGTGAATCATTTGTTCAAGGACAGCGTCAGCCTCGTCAGCGTTCGAAATACCGGCAGACGAATGAATCAGTGTCGATAGCCCCTCGTGCACAGTGAGCAGTTGACTATAGCGCTCGAACTGGCCTTGGCCAAAGCGTTGCAGCTCTTCTGCGAGCATCCCCTTGTAAGCATCTGGTTGCTGCAGGTCCACTTCTGCTTGGGAGAAAAGAAAGCCTTGCACGTACCTGGCCCCCGCATGCAGAGCGGTATGCAGCTCACGCTTAGTTTCCACACCTTCGACTAGCAGGGAGGCACCCATTTGCGAGGATAGAATGGAAAACGACTGCAGCAAGGCTCGATATCCATCATGAACAATGCTTTTCTTCAAAATGTTCAAGTCGATCTTTAATATTTTCGGCTGCAAGCTAGCAATACGATCCAAGTTACTGAACCCGCTTCCCACATCATCAATAGCAATGGTGCACCCGAATTCCCGATACAATTCAATAATCCAGGTGAGCTCTTGCAGCTGACCCTTGAACTCTTCTTCTGTAATTTCGATCACAATCTGTGAGGGATCTATCTGATATTTCTTGGCCAGTTCGATGGTTGGCAGGACACCCGTTCGTTTATAGGTACGGTAAATCCAGGAAGGTTTTAGATTAATGAATAGCTTACTGGGATAAGGAGACTCCGCAACTCGTTCAATCGCTTGTTCTCTTAAATGACGATCGATCATGAGCTGCATGTCTTCCGATATATCAGGGTCTTGGAAGAAAGGCCCTAGGCTCTCCACACCCCCATCACGAATCCATCTGCCCAGTGATTCATAACCGATAATTTCTTGGCTCTGCAAGGAGATAATAGGCTGATAATATGGACGTATTTCATGACGTGGCGGAATCTTGATGTTCTTCACCTGCACTGTGCGCCCCCCTCACTACAACTAAATCATGTCGTACTTCTTAACATTGAAACGTATTAACTCATATTTTAAACGACATTCATGCATTCCGCAATCAATAATGTAAGGAAACATGACATTGTTGGTTTTTAAAGGAATTTGTTGAGCCCTGTCGAATTTGAAAGTGATCTTTCAAACTTATGAAGAAGTTAGGTGAGCTCGTCACATGAAAACTTTTACTAGATCTCGAATCTCCATGCTCTATGTCATCTTAATCGTTGCCTTACTAGCGCTTGTCAGCGTTTCTAACTACATGGCCTCTCGCAATATGGAAAAAGAAAACGCCGCAATTGTGAATGATGCAATCCCTATTCTTACGACGGCCAACAGCTTGTTGACCAACCTGATTAATCAGGAAACAGGTCTACGCGGGTATGAGATCTCCCAGAATGAGCAGTTCTTGGAACCCTTTAACCAAGGTCGAGCGCAGACTGCCACTGATTTAAGCACGATGGCTGTCTTGGACAAGAAATACCCTACCTTGCAGATTATTATGGATACCCAAGTCATTCCTGCGATTACCAATTTACAGAAGTATCATGACACCACATTGGAGCTAGCACGCGCTGGCAAGTTCGACGAGGCGAAAGCCCGGATTAACGGCGGCCGAACCTTAATGGATCGCTATCGCGTCATCCATACGAGCATCGAGAACAATATTGAACAGATCACAGCGGGTGCCTATGAGGCTTCCCAAAAGGCTGGTCAAACGTCCCGCATGATTACGATGGTCGGCAGCCTTGTTGCGCTGCTTACTGGCGGACTATCCATTATTATTTCCATTCGTTCGCTGCAAGCGGAGAAAGAGCTCCGCAAGAGCGAAGAAACGTACCGCTACATGGCAGAGAGCTTGGAAGCGCAGAACGAGGAAATTATTGCCCAACAAGAAGAACAACAGCTCACACTTGCTAAGCTGTCTGAGCGCGAACGCGATTTGGAGCTCATTTCCTCCTACCAGGAGAAATTAACAGGTTATGTGAAGATGAAGGATTTCTTGGTTCACACGCTGCCTGCCCTTTTAGATTCGTTAGCGCAAGACGCTGCACTCGTTGTACTAGAACGTCATTCCGAAGATGGCTCGGTATCCTACGAAGTCATTCATTCCATGGGATATCCGAAGGCTTATGTGCAGGCGTCACGCTCCGAGTTGTTCGGACCTGCCAAGCGCGTATTCGATGAAGGGACGACGATCGTCCATACTCGTGACGTTTCGGGCCAAGAGCTCGGTATTCACGGAGGAATGACACGCGCTGTTGATCAATATATTCCGCTGACGGATGATAAGCAGGCTGTTATCGGCTTCCTTTTACTGACCAGCTATCAATGCGCAAGTGCTCTAGATGATAATCAGCGGTTGACCAAAGGATTAGTGCGCCAATTCGGGCTCGCTTTCTATGCGCAAGTCGTGAATGACGAGAAGATTCAGCAGGCGAATAGCTTGGCTGAGTTGAACGACCAACTGACTGTGGAGAAGCAGCTCTTGGAAGGACAGCGCGATCTCATTCAAAATATTTTGGAATCCGCCCATGAAGGCATGATGATGTGTGATTCGCAGGGCACGATTCTGTTCGCCAATCAACGTATGAATCGCTATTTCGGCCTACATAATCGCGTTAACGAGAATCTTGTTGCCTGCAGCTATGAGATTGGCGCTGAAACACCTAGCTTCCACGGCGTCGCCGCATCCATTGAAGCGCTAATTGACCGTTCGTTGTCCCACTTGACCCAGCGTTTCAATTTTCAGCAAGAGGATCATTTCCAACATGCGGAGCTCTACGCTACGGTTGTGAGCGAAGGCACGGAGCAGCAGGGCTATCTGTTCGTTTTCCGTGACCGTACGGAAGAAGAGCGTATTGATGAGATGAAGAACGAATTCATCTCCATCGTTTCTCATGAGCTTCGAACTCCGCTCGCCAGCGTGCTCGGTTTTATCGAGATTTTACTGCACCGTGAGCTGTCGCAAGAGAAGCAGAAGCGCTATATGGAAACCATTTATAACGAAGCCCAGCGCTTGTCGAATCTCATCAATGATTTCTTGGATCTGCAGCGTATGGAGTCTGGGCGTCAATCGTATCACTTCGCGCCGATCCAATTGCCTTCCCTCGTGAAGGACATCGCCGAGCAGTGGGAAGACAAGCAGCAGCATCGCGTCGTTATCCATCACCAAGAGTCCGAATTATGGGTACGCGCCGATGTGGATCGACTTCGTCAAGTGTTCGACAACCTGATCAGCAACGCCATCAAGTACTCGCCAGCAGCTGATCAGATCGACATTCACCTGACGGCCCATGAAGGCAAAGTCACCATCGCGATTCAAGATTACGGACTAGGCATTCCGCAAGATGCGAATGAGCATATGTTCTCGAAGTTTTTCCGTGTAGACAACTCCGATCGCCGTCAAATCGGCGGTACAGGACTTGGACTTGCGATTGTCAAAGAAATCGTAGAAGGGCACAACGGGCACATCTCTTATACATCCGAAATGGGACACGGCACAACGTTCCGCATAGAGCTTGATCAGCACGTGCTTAATGGGTTGGATGGGAAAATTGTTATTTTCGAAGATGATGATAATTTGGCTAAATTAATTAAAGTCGCCCTGAATAAGCTTAGCCTCCCTTCCATCCAACTGCGTTCTGCGGAAGAGGGCATGATCGCTCTGCACCGTTGTGAAGGCGAAGGTCCCCTTCTCTTCATCGTGGATATTCATCTGGAAGGCGAGAAAACTGGCTGGGATTTCATCGCAGAGCTGTATAAGCATCCTGTTCATGCACAAACACCTGTCATCGTGTCCACCGCTCTGGATCCGCCGCATGACTATCATGAGAAGGAGATCGAGAAATATCTTAAGAAGCCATTCACGATGGAAAGGCTCGTCCAAGTAGCGAAACGTTTGCTTGATAATAAGAGCAGTCTCGCTTACGTGTTCCCATCGCAGAATAAAGAGACGCTCTCCACCACCTTACAGCGCAACGGCATTCAAGTTGTGAAAATGCAAGAAACCCACGATATGATCGAGGTCGATATCTCCAAGCCTTCTTCCGAGTCGTAACGCTGTCCCTCGGACGCTTTAAACTCCCGTATCCTTTTGGATGCCGGGAGTTTTTATATCTTGTAAAGGGCAGGGATTTCCCGCGTGAATCGCTAATATAATAGACACATATAGGTTCATATTGAGAAAGGGTGTGCCCTTGATGACAAAGCTTGAATCCGCTTCCACTCCTTTGCGAGGACGTAGTGTTTGGGCCTTATTTTTCTCTCTGCCCATCTTCGCATGGGCGATGTACGATTTCGCTAACACGATCTTTTCATCGAATATCGTGACCGTCTTTTACCCTTTTTACCTGAAAGAAACGTTAGGCAAAAGTGAAGAGCTCGAACAAATTGCGAGCACCTTTATTACGTACTCCAACGCGCTATCCAGCTTCTTCCTGGTGCTGTTATCCCCGCTATTCGGCGTCTGGATTGACCGCACGGGCAAGAAGAAAGCTTACCTCGTCCCGTTCACGCTCATCGCGATCATCGCGACATTGTTCATGGGTGCATCCTCGCTATGGAGCACCAATCAGGAATGGTTCGGACTGAATACGGCCATCTTTGGGGTCATTCTTTTCTTCATGATTGCGAAATTTTTCTATAATTCCAGCCTGATCTTCTATGATTCTATGATCTCCGATCTAGGCAATGAGCGTGAGA
This window encodes:
- a CDS encoding DEAD/DEAH box helicase, whose amino-acid sequence is MDSMIETSALTVHLSSLPNGSLFLWGSRENGGIWDALDLKHMLFAWHRASFFGTFMEPSEWQNREGIELLPLEALDYFSEPQPVQHLQLHWHTSCADVIRLAPAVRESLAMGRFMPDYEKWKSGEIGWKLQLPEELQALETPAISRWIHALIPEWVDADGVMKDNLRKLEAAYPLMRRAETSGTEVWLDEEDWLVSIGWRQDRTPMRTCLQLAEPDLAHGAGWQLRVLLQDRLAPEVLRTVTTSGEPVAGEQPLPEAWLPELGRVERDAARWLRILPWLDAGDGSLRQTLTEEEAWRFLAEGSVRLVEAGTSVFLPAWWERIRKMRPKLRAKIKSSVGSGRETMFGLSQLMQFDWKLAVGDLELTEEEFRQLLEEKRKLIQIRGNWIQLDPQFMAQVEQIMKRVSKKQGLSFRDVLELHFAGEAGGLLPPEDDPDAARYLDMEVELNEQLRHMVEQLTQTAAIPTMEPPPSFHGSLRHYQVDGISWLLFLRRFGLGGCLADDMGLGKTIQWITYLLTVKETEQPDTPSLLICPTSVLGNWQMELKRFAPSLRVHLHYGPQRLKGPAFQEKIVGKYDLVLTSYTLSHLDEGELSEIAWNSICLDEAQNIKNAYTKQATAIRRLNGYHRIALTGTPIENRLTELWSIFDFANPGYLGTVREFTHRYVNAIERTRDEATIGKVQKLIRPFLLRREKKDPAIQLDLPEKNESKTFISLTAEQGSLYENYIQDMFDRLDKLNAMERRGLILAALTKLKQVCNHPALLLKEGLGTPWSGRSNKLERLLEMVQELRQEGDKCLIFTQFVETGNLLQHVLQQELGEKVLFLHGGTAKAGRDAMIAHFQDATLPDEEQRNVFILSLKAGGIGLNLTAANHVFHYDRWWNPAVENQATDRAFRIGQTRHVQVHKFVTLGTLEERIDEMIERKLGLSQQIVGSGENWITELSTDELRDLFSLRREWVEA
- a CDS encoding EAL domain-containing protein, whose protein sequence is MQVKNIKIPPRHEIRPYYQPIISLQSQEIIGYESLGRWIRDGGVESLGPFFQDPDISEDMQLMIDRHLREQAIERVAESPYPSKLFINLKPSWIYRTYKRTGVLPTIELAKKYQIDPSQIVIEITEEEFKGQLQELTWIIELYREFGCTIAIDDVGSGFSNLDRIASLQPKILKIDLNILKKSIVHDGYRALLQSFSILSSQMGASLLVEGVETKRELHTALHAGARYVQGFLFSQAEVDLQQPDAYKGMLAEELQRFGQGQFERYSQLLTVHEGLSTLIHSSAGISNADEADAVLEQMIHNVSDNCIRMYICQGDGYQTSSNYTRNEEGWSKNESYRQANWAWRPYFISNILMMNVQKQGTLSQVYTDLDTSYQIQTFSCALGEGYYLFLDLMI
- a CDS encoding ATP-binding protein; its protein translation is MKTFTRSRISMLYVILIVALLALVSVSNYMASRNMEKENAAIVNDAIPILTTANSLLTNLINQETGLRGYEISQNEQFLEPFNQGRAQTATDLSTMAVLDKKYPTLQIIMDTQVIPAITNLQKYHDTTLELARAGKFDEAKARINGGRTLMDRYRVIHTSIENNIEQITAGAYEASQKAGQTSRMITMVGSLVALLTGGLSIIISIRSLQAEKELRKSEETYRYMAESLEAQNEEIIAQQEEQQLTLAKLSERERDLELISSYQEKLTGYVKMKDFLVHTLPALLDSLAQDAALVVLERHSEDGSVSYEVIHSMGYPKAYVQASRSELFGPAKRVFDEGTTIVHTRDVSGQELGIHGGMTRAVDQYIPLTDDKQAVIGFLLLTSYQCASALDDNQRLTKGLVRQFGLAFYAQVVNDEKIQQANSLAELNDQLTVEKQLLEGQRDLIQNILESAHEGMMMCDSQGTILFANQRMNRYFGLHNRVNENLVACSYEIGAETPSFHGVAASIEALIDRSLSHLTQRFNFQQEDHFQHAELYATVVSEGTEQQGYLFVFRDRTEEERIDEMKNEFISIVSHELRTPLASVLGFIEILLHRELSQEKQKRYMETIYNEAQRLSNLINDFLDLQRMESGRQSYHFAPIQLPSLVKDIAEQWEDKQQHRVVIHHQESELWVRADVDRLRQVFDNLISNAIKYSPAADQIDIHLTAHEGKVTIAIQDYGLGIPQDANEHMFSKFFRVDNSDRRQIGGTGLGLAIVKEIVEGHNGHISYTSEMGHGTTFRIELDQHVLNGLDGKIVIFEDDDNLAKLIKVALNKLSLPSIQLRSAEEGMIALHRCEGEGPLLFIVDIHLEGEKTGWDFIAELYKHPVHAQTPVIVSTALDPPHDYHEKEIEKYLKKPFTMERLVQVAKRLLDNKSSLAYVFPSQNKETLSTTLQRNGIQVVKMQETHDMIEVDISKPSSES